In Candidatus Zixiibacteriota bacterium, the DNA window ATGCACGCATTATCCGCTAATAAAAGAAGTAATCCACAAGGTTCTCGGCAACAATATAGTTTTAGTCGACTCGGCCGAGGAAACCGCCCAGGTCGTATACAAGCAACTTCTCAAACTGGACTTAATGAAACCGAAAAGCGCTTCGATCGAACATAAATTCTATGTTTCCGATTTCCCGGAAAGGTTCCACCAAGTCGCCCGTCATTTCCTCGGCGACCAAATCCAGAACGTAATCAGAATCGACATCACCAAGTATTAAACGCAGGCGAGGTTAGTTATGCGCGAACTTGTACTGGCTACCAACAACGAACACAAGATCCGGGAGATTTCGCAGATCATCAAAAACCTGCCAATACAGCTTCTGACCAAAAATGACTTCCAGGATTTCCCCGACATAGAGGAAACCGGCGATAAGCTCGAAGATAACGCTGTATTGAAAGCGAGAGGGATCCATACCTTCACAGGCTTTCCTGCCATGGCCGATGATTCCGGGCTGGAGGTTATGGCTTTGGATGGTGCCCCGGGAGTGATGTCGGCTCGCTACGCCGGTCCCGGGTGCAGTTTCCGTGATAACAACGAAAAGCTGTTGCAAGAGCTTAAAGATGTACCAGCAGATCGTCGCCAGGCGGTCTTTCGTTGCGTGATCGCAATCTGCTTTAAACCGGATGATATCGAACTTGCCGAGGGAAGAGTGGAAGGATTTATTACCACTGATCTCCGTGGTGAAAAGGGTTTTGGCTACGATCCGGTATTCTATCTGCCAGAGTATGACTGCACATTTGCTGAAATGGATCCGAAGCAGAAGAACCGGATTTCACACCGCGCCCTGGCCGTGCAAAAGGCTTCCGAGGTTCTACGCGAAAGATTCCTGTAAAAAAGCCCTGCCATAATTTTGGAAGGGCTTTCGATCTATCCGTAAATGTTTGGAGGAAATGATTAGTTTGCGTCATCTTCTAAGATAATTGCGATTCCCCAGCTCTGCGGGTCGGCGGGAGCACCTGCGTTCCAGTTATTGTATGAATGCGAATCATCGGTAACGTAATGAGCTTCGTAAGTGCCCTTGTCGAGCAATATAATATCATTGACCATTCGGTTTTTTGAGGCTCCACCGGCATGAACCGTTTTCCGGTAGGTCATCTCCCAGATAATCTGGCCGGTGTTTTTGTTTTCGATCCAGCCGTAATCATACATCTTCCCATCGACACCCTCACCGGCGGCATAGACTCGTACCCGAGTCGGCTTATCCAGGGAGAAAGTCGAGACCTTCCGGGTGTTGTCGGGGAGCATACACAACTTCACAATGTATTTCGCGTTATCACCTTCAGGCGCAGGAACGCTGGATTTGGGGGGAGCTTCAGGTGTATTTACAACCACCGAATAGTTTCTGTTCTGCGCCAGCTTTTTCTTGAGCTTCTTGATTTCATCCGTCAGCTCTTTGCGATCCTCGCTGTACTCTTCGCGGAGTTCATGAATATCATCTAAATTATCCCGGTCGTGCTTTGCCATCTCACTCTCGTAGTCGTACTGCAACTCGGCCATTTCTTTGTAAAGCTCAGCCAGCTCTATATTGAGCTCGTGCATCTGTTCGTTAAATACATGTACATCGCCCTGGTAGAAAAACTGGGGTACACCGGGAGCCCCGGAGGGATTCAAGTTCTTCAGTGGACCGACCTCGACAATATCGCCGTTCTGCTCGGCACCGTAAGTGTACAGAGTGATACCATAGTGACGTGAATCGGAAGGCGGGGCGGCATTCCATGACCTGAATGAATGCGAACCGTCACTTTTATAGCGAAGCAGGTATTCACCCCGAGGAAGATCGAGGACACCATCGAAGACACGGTTTTTCTTGGCACCGCCGGCATGATCGGTTTCTTCTTCCTGCATGACCCAGATCTTTTCACCTGTTTCGCTTTTTTCGATCCAGCCGTAGTCATACATTATGCCTTTTTTGCCTTCTCCAAGCGAATAGACGATCGCGCGTATATCCCGCTTAAGCTCAAACGGCCGTGAAAGATTGGCATTGTTGCCGGCCTTGGAGATCTGGACCAGTACCTGTTTGCGTTCCTCGATGTCTGTCGGGCGAACTTTTGATTGATCCTCGGGCTCGGCCAATGCCAGAGTCACACCGTAAAAGTACGGATCATAGGGTGGCGGGGCATTCCAGGCATCGAAAGTATGTGAATCGTCTGTCCAGTAGTGCAGGATATATTCACCGGGAGGAAGCGTGATTTCATCATGGAAACAGCGGTTCTTCATCGCTCCGCCCTGCCAGTCGGTATTCCAGCGTTCCATCGCCCAGACCATGTCGCGCGTTTGGGCGTTGATCAGCTTGGAACCATCCACAAAGATATCATCGCCCTCCGAATACTCACCGAAAGCATAAATCTCGACCGGAATCTTTTCCAGAACTTCAAAACCATGTTTTTCATCAGTCAAATTACGGGGCTTCACAATTGATAAAAAGCTGAGATCGTATTCTGGAAGATCATAATCGAGCATCTTGAAATTTTTTGCGCTGGAGCTGATCGAAAAACTGTACTGGCGGGTCATCTCACTGTAAATATTGGGATTATCCCTGAACTCATCGCCCAAAAGACCGGCGACATAACCGGCGACATCACCGACATCATCCAATTTGATCTCGAATTTCATACTTTGCAGGGCGATCAACGGGTTTCCTGCGAAATAGTATGCTTCATAACGGCCCTTTTCGAGGTAAATACTGCCCTCGAATTTGCGCAGTTTCTTTTCACCCAGAATCCGGCGAGTGCTGGCTTCGCTCATCGACCAGACCACTTCACGGCTGTCAGCCTGCAGGATCCATCCCAGAGCAAACAACTGGTCGGCCTCTCGATTGCGGGCACCGATTATGGACAATTCAACTCGGCCGTCTGCGACCATCTCGAATGGCTCCATGCGAAGCTCCTGGACATCGAAATGTTCCATTGATACAATTTCGTATTTTTCCGCAGAAAGAGAAGGGGAAACAAGTAAAACGAGGCAAAAAGCGAGTATCGTCAATACTCCGTCCGAAATAGAAATCTTTTGTTGACCGTTTCTCATTGTCCTCTCCATTCGCTCTTAAACTACGCACTCAGACTGAGAATGTTTCATTAATATTAAAAACCCCCCTTGTCATAAGGGGGGTCCTGATATCAATTTCAGATTCTAAAAGTCGGTTTTTCCGGAGAAGTTGAATTCTGATATTCTCATGGCAGGCACCGTATTACAGCCGAGCGCATCCCACCAGCCGGGGATCGAAACCCGCTCTGATGAAATCTCCGCGACATTCGAGAAAACATCCAGCATACTGTCAGTAAAGCGGAGGTTTTTTATCCCCTTACTGAGCTTGCCGTTTTTAATCAGGAAAGTGCCGTCACGAGTCATTCCGGTCATCAGTCCCCTGCGGGTATCCAGAAATCCGTTGATATAGTGAAAACGGGTGACCAGGATGCCTTTTTCGACATTTGCGATCATATCCTCCAGGGAGGCTTGACCTGAAGCGATATAGACATTGAAAGGCATCGCGCCATGCCCCGTCTCATCGGGCGGAAGCGCGTGGCCGGTCGACTGCCTGTCACTTTTATTGCCACTCAGGGTATCATAGACAACTCCCCGTGCGACACCATCTTTTATGAAATCGACATGCTGTTTTGGAATTCCTTCGCAGTCGAATGGAAACGGTGTGCCGTCAGTTTCCAGGGCATCGTCGTAGATGGTAATGTTGTCGCCCATGATCTTGTCTCCGAGACGCCCCGCCAGAAAGGAAGTTTCCTCCTGCAGGGCTTTCGATCCGAAAGCAATAAAGTTGAGCCATTCGAGCAGGTTGGCAACCGCCGCCGGCTCCAGGATGACTTCATATTTGCCGGGTTCGACCTCGGTCGGCTTTTTCGACTTCTTGCATTTTTTCAGGGCGGTATTGGAAAGCTTGACGAAATCTAAATCATCAACATCACGCGATGTAAAGGTAGTATAACCGGAGGAATCTTCGCCCATAATGACGATATTACCTGAGGCTGTCGTGAACGGCTGATATGCACGCAGGCCGTTAGAATTCAAGACAGCGATTTCACCTTCGCCGGTGGTTAACGCGCCGGCTGCGTCGAGATCGTTGTTGATCGATTTGGTGAAGATGCGTTTCAGCTTGCTGGCCCTCTGCCTGGGCGAGAAGCGAGCGGTTTTCTCGACATAGGTGTGGACCTCGGGATACTGCTGGACGCCTGGGAACCCACTGAAATGCGGGTTTTCACGCTGGCGTTTGGCGATCTCGGTGGCGGCTTTCATGCACCTCCGCAAATCGGTCACGGAAAATGATGTAGTCGATGCCACTCCCAGCTGTTTGCCGACTGCCACCCGGAAATAGATTCGGTTGACGGTTTCAGCCACATTCTGATGAATAAACGAATTGGCAAAACGGGTCAGCCCGGTAGAGGATCCCAGAAAGACCGCCTCTGTCTGGTCGGCTTTGGACTGTGCCATGACTTTCTCTATGGTCGTAAAGATTTTGTCTTTTCCAATCATTTACTCACCCCCACCTGTACTTGTCTGAATCGGGCCGGGGAGGTGCCGTGGGCGACATGAGCGACCTGCATCGGCTCACCTTTGCCGCAATTGGCCACACCCCAGATATGCCAGTGGTTCTTGTTGCAGATAGCATCGCAGGAATTCCAGAATTGCGGTGTGATGCCGGTATAGAGCGGATTCTTGTACATCTTGCCGAGTTTCCCGTTTTTGATTTCGCGGGCCGCCTCCATACCAAACTGGAAATTCAAGCGCTTGTCATCGATCGACCAGCTCTTGTTGGTGTCAAAGAAGAAACCGCCCTCGGTGTCGGCGATCAGGTCATCGAGCTCCCATTCGCCCGGTTCGAGGTTGATATTGGTCATGCGGATCAGCGGGATGCGGTTGAATCCATCGGCACGCATACACCCGTTGGAATTCTGCCCGACCACACCCGCGGTTTCGCGCGAGGTGAGATAGCCGACAAACCTGCCGTTTTCGATCAGGGGCATACGCTGGGCCTTTACACCCTCGTCATCGTAGCCAAATGTACCCAAACCGCCGGGACAGGTGGCATCATGCACGATATTTACGATATCCGAGCCATACTTGAGGCTGTTGAGCTTGTCGATAGTCATAAACGATCCACCCGCCAGCGAAATTTCTGTTCCGAGCACACGGTCGAGTTCGGTCGGATGGCCGCAGGATTCATGTATCTGAAGGGCCATCTGGGACGCGCCGATAATTATGTCAGCTTCACCGGCCGGAAGCGGAGGAGCGGACAATAGTTCAATCGCTTCCTCACGCACACGGGCGGCGTTCTTCTGTAATCCCATATTTTCCACAATCTCGAAACCGCCGGTCATATAATCTCCACCCTGCGAATTCGGGAAGGAACGTCTCTGGACTTCAGAGCCCTCGACCGCGGTCGCGGCATAACCGGCGCCGGATTCGAGCAGTTCCTGTTCGATGACAGAACCTTCACTGTTGACAAAGATCTTATGGGTCTTAAAAAAGCCCATCGATGATTCGGCGATCTTGATTTCGGGCTTCTTCATCAGGGCCTGGTTGATCTTGGTCAGCATATTGATCTTGCGTGAGAGACGGACTTTAAACGGATCGGTTTCGAAAGGAGTCTGGTACTTGTCAACATATACCTGACCTTCATCCAGCCTGACATCTTCTTTTTTGGTAATTGCCGATGCCTTGGCAATCTTTAACGCCTGGTTGGCGATTTTGCGAAACTCGGCCGCACGCACAGTCGAAGACGAAGCAAATCCCCAGGCGCCGTCGGCTAAAACCCGGATGCCGAAACCATGGTTTAAGGTCCGCGACAATGTATCTACATTCTCATTGGTGACTTTGATCGATTCCACCTCGTTGCGGACGAAGCGTATATCTGCGTAGGATGCGCCTTTAGCTTTCAGATACTCGATCGTTTCCTGAAGCTTGTCCTGCATTAATCCTCCTTCCTGGATTGATTTTATATAAGCTGAAATTTAGCGATTTGATCGCGCAAGTCAAACGCTTTTCCATCAGTATAGCAAACTTGCATTATAAAGCCAGAAACAACAAGCACTTAAAAGTACACTAAAAACCGATGAACTGCGGGATAATATATAATCTTAATATCAATTATTATTAGCAGAGAATTGAAGGCATGTAATTCAATTCTGCTGAAACGTGGAAGAAGAAAAATAGTTTATACTCTTACCTGTCAGCCTTGATCTTGGTTTCGACCAAAAGATCGATAAGTTCTCGGTAACCATCCGGATCCCATTCAGGCATACCAGCCTGCTTTAGGCCATTTTTGGCCTGCACCAGATACTCCACAGCCCGCATATATTTGCCGTTATCCAGTTCCATCAGCCCGAGCTCACGGTTGGTCCAGCCGAAAAACTCGTGGTTGCCTATCTGTTCGCTCCACTGGAGAAGCGGTTCCAGCCATTTACGGGCCTGGCGGTAATCGCCTTTCAGCCGGTAGGCATGACCGACCGCCCAGTCGGCGATCAGGCGGTTGGTTTCATCGCCATGTTCATAATGGTATTCGCGCGCTTTTTTATAGGCCTCGAGCGCCTTATTGTAGTTTTCGAGATCCTCATAAGTCGCTCCGAGATTGTTCCAGAGCGGTCCCAGCCATTGGGTTACCTGCCCCTTCTCAGCCGCCTTGATCCCTTTCAGCCCCCACCTGACCTGTCCCTCCAGATCCTCAACGATAGCCATCATGTGGGTAGCGTCAATAGCCCGTTCATGCAGTCCCTTCGCGAGACAGTACTCGTACATCTCGTTAAAAGTCTGCCGGGCATCTTCCAGCCTGTTTTCCTGCCACTCGAATCGTCCCCTGACACCCAGGTAACGCGACCACCCCAGGGGGCTGTCAGGGTCGGCAGTGCGTTTTGCGCGCTTAAGAAGCAAATCACATTCGGCCAGTTTACCGGTGATCAGGTAGGTCCGGCCGATCATCGCCACAGCCTCAGTCAAAACCGAACTGTCGCCGTGCAGATCGGCATGTTCGGCAGTTTCGATATAGAGATCGCGAGCCTCAAGGTAATCGCGGGTATGAAATATCTGGTCAGCTATATCGAGCATCTCGGCAGGCGCCAGGGAGGTGTCCATCTGGTTCTCTCCGAGAGCACTTCCAGCCTGAGATATTATTAACAGAAGCGTTAACAAAAGGAGAGAATATATTTTTGATACATGGCGGTTTTTCATGTCAATTTCCTTTCGTACCGGGGTTGAATGCTGTTTCTATTATCGGATGGTATATTAAAAATGTCAAGTATTTCACTTATTTTTTAAGGGCGAC includes these proteins:
- a CDS encoding XTP/dITP diphosphatase, which codes for MRELVLATNNEHKIREISQIIKNLPIQLLTKNDFQDFPDIEETGDKLEDNAVLKARGIHTFTGFPAMADDSGLEVMALDGAPGVMSARYAGPGCSFRDNNEKLLQELKDVPADRRQAVFRCVIAICFKPDDIELAEGRVEGFITTDLRGEKGFGYDPVFYLPEYDCTFAEMDPKQKNRISHRALAVQKASEVLRERFL
- a CDS encoding TldD/PmbA family protein; protein product: MIGKDKIFTTIEKVMAQSKADQTEAVFLGSSTGLTRFANSFIHQNVAETVNRIYFRVAVGKQLGVASTTSFSVTDLRRCMKAATEIAKRQRENPHFSGFPGVQQYPEVHTYVEKTARFSPRQRASKLKRIFTKSINNDLDAAGALTTGEGEIAVLNSNGLRAYQPFTTASGNIVIMGEDSSGYTTFTSRDVDDLDFVKLSNTALKKCKKSKKPTEVEPGKYEVILEPAAVANLLEWLNFIAFGSKALQEETSFLAGRLGDKIMGDNITIYDDALETDGTPFPFDCEGIPKQHVDFIKDGVARGVVYDTLSGNKSDRQSTGHALPPDETGHGAMPFNVYIASGQASLEDMIANVEKGILVTRFHYINGFLDTRRGLMTGMTRDGTFLIKNGKLSKGIKNLRFTDSMLDVFSNVAEISSERVSIPGWWDALGCNTVPAMRISEFNFSGKTDF
- a CDS encoding TldD/PmbA family protein; amino-acid sequence: MQDKLQETIEYLKAKGASYADIRFVRNEVESIKVTNENVDTLSRTLNHGFGIRVLADGAWGFASSSTVRAAEFRKIANQALKIAKASAITKKEDVRLDEGQVYVDKYQTPFETDPFKVRLSRKINMLTKINQALMKKPEIKIAESSMGFFKTHKIFVNSEGSVIEQELLESGAGYAATAVEGSEVQRRSFPNSQGGDYMTGGFEIVENMGLQKNAARVREEAIELLSAPPLPAGEADIIIGASQMALQIHESCGHPTELDRVLGTEISLAGGSFMTIDKLNSLKYGSDIVNIVHDATCPGGLGTFGYDDEGVKAQRMPLIENGRFVGYLTSRETAGVVGQNSNGCMRADGFNRIPLIRMTNINLEPGEWELDDLIADTEGGFFFDTNKSWSIDDKRLNFQFGMEAAREIKNGKLGKMYKNPLYTGITPQFWNSCDAICNKNHWHIWGVANCGKGEPMQVAHVAHGTSPARFRQVQVGVSK
- a CDS encoding tetratricopeptide repeat protein, which codes for MKNRHVSKIYSLLLLTLLLIISQAGSALGENQMDTSLAPAEMLDIADQIFHTRDYLEARDLYIETAEHADLHGDSSVLTEAVAMIGRTYLITGKLAECDLLLKRAKRTADPDSPLGWSRYLGVRGRFEWQENRLEDARQTFNEMYEYCLAKGLHERAIDATHMMAIVEDLEGQVRWGLKGIKAAEKGQVTQWLGPLWNNLGATYEDLENYNKALEAYKKAREYHYEHGDETNRLIADWAVGHAYRLKGDYRQARKWLEPLLQWSEQIGNHEFFGWTNRELGLMELDNGKYMRAVEYLVQAKNGLKQAGMPEWDPDGYRELIDLLVETKIKADR